AAAAACTAGATCAAAAACTATATAGATACCATACTGGACATCCAGGTGGCTTAAAAGAAACAAAATACCGTGATATGATGATTAACAAACCTGAAGAAGTTTTTATGCATGCAGTTAAAGGTATGCTACCAAAAAACAAAATCGGTAGAAAAATGTTAAAGAAATTACGTGTATACAAAGGCACAGAACACAATCATGAAGCACAATTACCAGAAGTATTAGAAATCAAATTCTAATAAATGAAGGTAGTTAATAATGTATATTGGAAGGAGGAACCACAGTGGCACAAGTTAAATATTATGGAACTGGTCGTAGAAAAAGTAGTGTTGCAAGAGTTTATCTAGTACCTGGTAAAGGGAAAATTACTATAAATAAAAGAGAATTTGATGATTATTTAGCATTAGAAACCTTAAAGGTTATCGTTCGTCAACCACTTAATTTAACAGCAACGCTTGATAAATTTGATGTTCTTGTTACTGTAAAAGGTGGCGGTTATACTGGTCAAGCAGGAGCTATCAGACACGGAATTTCAAGAGCTCTTTTGGAAGCAGATATCGAATTTAGACCGGCGCTTAAAAAAGCAGGTTACTTAACAAGAGATCCTAGAATGAAAGAAAGAAAGAAATATGGTTTGAAGGCTGCAAGACGTGCACCTCAATTCTCAAAAAGATAATACAAAAAGCCCGAATTATATTCGGGCTTTTATTATTATCCTAGAAAGTTCTGCACAGCCGATTATCTTGTTTATTAAGAAAGTTCTGCGTAAGCAATTAGAAAAGCGGCAGATAGGTAACAAAGATTTTAATTCAGCACAGCCGATTTTCTTGTTTATTAAGAAAGTTCTGCGTAAGCAATTAGAAAAGCGGCAGATAGGTAACAAAGATTTTAATTCAGCACAGCCGATTTTCTTGTGCTAGCGCAATTTGTGGCCCTAGTATTTTACAATAAGTGATGATATAATTAATTCAAACTAGCTTTTTTCACCAAAGGAAGTGAACCTATGACATCAACAAACAAAAAAATTCCCTTTACCCATTTGCACGTACATACTGAATATAGCTTATTAGATGGCTCCAGTAAAATTACTGAGCTTATTGAACAAGTTAAAAAAATGGGTATGGATTCAATCGCCATAACAGATCATGGTGTTATGTATGGCGTTATAGATTTTTACAAGGAAGCAAAGAAGCAAGGTATTAAACCTATTATTGGATGTGAAGTATATGTGGCACATCATTCCAGGTGGAACAAGGAATCTAAACAAGAGTCTGGTTATTACCACCTTGTTTTATTAGCTGAGAATCAAGTTGGTTATCAAAATTTGATGAAGCTAGTTTCAGACGGATTTACAGAAGGATTTTACTATAAGCCTCGAATAGATCTTGAGTTACTTGCAAATCACAGCGAGGGGATCATTGGATTAAGTGCGTGCTTAGCTGGACAAGTATCCAATGCCATTTTAAAAGATGATTATGAACATGCAAAAGAAGTCGCATTGCAATATGAAGCTATATTAGGAAAAGGTAATTTTTTTCTGGAATTGCAAGACCATGGTTATAAAGAACAAAAGAAAGTTAACATTGGTCTTATTAAATTAAGCAAGGAAATAAACATACCTCTTGTTGCAACAAACGATATCCATTATACCTTTGCGGAGGATGCGAAAGCTCACGATATACTTCTATGCATACAAACAAATAAAAAAGTAGATGACCAAGATAGAATGAGATATCCTGGGGGACAATTTTATGCCAAATCTCCTGAGGAAATGCTGGAGATCTTTCCTGAACATTTGGAAGCTCTTGAAAATACACATAAGATTGCTGAAAGATGCAAAGTTGATTTTGAGTTTGGTAATATCAAACTCCCTAAATATGATGTGCCAAAGGGTTATGATGCTAGGGAGTATTTAAGATATTTGTGTAATCATGGAATAAAAGAAAGATATGTAGATGTTAGTACAGAGCTACTTGAGAGAATGGAATTTGAATTGTCTGTTATTGAAGAAATGGGGTACGTAGATTACTTTCTAATTGTTTGGGATTTTATAAAATATGCTAAGGACAACGATATAATTGTTGGACCAGGTAGAGGCTCGGCAGCAGGAAGTATTGTTTCCTATGTATTAAGGATTACGGATATTGACCCGATTAAATACCAATTATTGTTTGAACGATTCTTAAATCCTGAAAGAATCAGTCTACCTGATATTGATATAGATTTTTGTTATGAAAGACGCCAAGAAATTATTGATTATGTTGTTGCTAAGTATGGTGAAGATAAGGTGGCACAAATCATTACATTTGGAACTATGTCTGCAAGAGCTGTTATTCGTGATGTAGGTAGGGCGCTAAACCTTCCCTATCCAATAGTTGATAAAGTTGCAAAGATGATCCCTCAAGAGCTTAAAATCACTATAGATAAGGCACTGAAGGTAAATTCGGAGCTGGGTACATTATATAAAGAAGATGAACAAATCAAATATTTAATTGATATGTCAAGAAGGTTAGAGGGTTTGCCAAGACATAGCTCTACCCATGCGGCTGGTGTAGTTATTTGTGAAAAACCAGTATATGAATATGTTCCACTTAATGCGAGTGATGGAGCAATAACGACTCAATTTACCATGACAACATTAGAAGAGCTTGGGTTATTAAAGATGGACTTTTTAGGGCTTAGAACCTTAACAGTAATACAAAATGCAGTGAAGCAAATTAAGGTCAGCAAAAATATTGATATCAATATGGACACTATCCCATATGATGATTCAGCCACCTTTGAGCTAATTAGTTCTGGTAAAACAGAAGGTGTATTTCAATTAGAAAGCGCTGGAATGAAGAGCTTTATGAAGGATTTAAAACCTGAGAATATTGAGGATATTATTGCAGGGGTATCCCTATATCGCCCAGGACCAATGGATTTCATTCCGCAGTACATAGCTGGAAAAAGAAATCCTGGTGCCATTAAGTATGCTTGTGAAGAACTAATACCCATACTAGAACCTACTTATGGATGTATTGTCTACCAAGAACAGGTTATGCAGATCGTTCGAGACTTAGCGGGGTATACCTTAGGGCGAAGTGATTTGGTAAGACGTGCTATGTCAAAGAAAAAAGAAGACGTAATGAATGAAGAAAGAAACAACTTTATTTATGGCAATGATGTAGACGGAGTACCAGGTTGTGCAAAGAAAGGTATATCAGAGGCTGCAGCTACAGAAATATTTAATACAATGACAGATTTTGCAAAATATGCATTTAATAAATCTCATGCAGCAGCATATGCAATTGTAGCATATCAAACAGCATGGTTGAAAACACATTACCCTATTGAGTTTATGGCCGCATTGCTTACTTCAGTAATGGATAATCCATCTAAGGTATCAGAGTACATTGCAACCTTAAAGAGTATGGAGATTACTTTGCTGCCTCCGGATATTAATGAAGGATACTGGTATTTTTCAGTTTCAAAAGATCAAATGAGATTTTCTCTAGCAGCTGTTAAGAATGTTGGTAAAAATGCCATAAAGGTTATTGTTGATGAAAGAGAAAGAAATGGAAGATTTGAATCGTTTACCCAAGTTTGCGAAAGACTAGGAACAAGCAATCTAAATAAAAGGTTGCTTGAAAGCCTAATAAAAGCAGGAGCTTTTGATTCTTTAGGAGGAAATAGAAAACAGTATATGCAAGGCTATAAACCAATATTAGATGCTATAACACATGGACAAAAAACTGTATTTGATGGACAGATTGATTTGTTCTCATTTTCGGAGGACGTAGTTAAAGAATCATTTCTAGATGATTTGCTACCTCAGGTAGAGGAATATCATGAAGAGCAACTGTTGACTTTTGAAAAAGAAGTCTTAGGAATATACGTTAGCGGGCATCCGTTACAAAGCTATGGCGAAACTTGGGAGAGATTAATTTCGCATAAAAGTTTTGATTTTTCTTATGAAGATGACCAAGGGATATCAATGCATAGACTATATGAAGGACAAAATGTGATCATTGGTGGTCTTATTAGTGAAAAGACAATTAAAACCGTTAGAAATAATAAAACAATGGCTTTTTTAATGGTAGAGGACCTATATGGTGTTGTTGAAGCGATTGTATTTCCAAATCTATATGAACAATATAAAAGTATCCTATTAGAGGATGAAAAAATATTTATCAAAGGTAGAGTGAGCATTCAAGAAGAACAAAATGCTAAAATAATTTGCAGTCAGATCTCAAGGTTTGATGATATCATTGAAAAGAAGTTATTTATCCGTTTTAATGACGAGGAAGATTATGAAGAAAAAAGAGCAGCTTTAGAATTTAGTATGGAACAGCTGTTTGGGGAGCATAGGGTAGTGCTTTACTTGCAAAAAGAAAACATGAAAAGAGAATTGAAAAATTACAGAATACGGTTAACAAAAGAGTCTTTAGCGGTCTTTGAGACGATAGCTGGAGAAGAGAATGTAAAAGTTAAAGAAAGAGTGTTGAAATTTTAAGTAAAATGTAATACAATAAGACTGCTATAAAAGCATTGTAAAAAACAATTCAGGAATAGAATAGTTTTAGTGTCATTGCTCATATTGGAAGCATCACCCACTTTCAAAAGTAAACTGGAGTTTAACTCTATTATAAGAATATTAATATCAAGTATAAAGTTTTCATAAGTAAGTCGGAAAAGTGGTAGATTGGTATTAGAATGTGAACTCAACTTAGCCGATTTTCTTGTTGATAAGGAAAGTTCTGCATAAACAATTGGAAAAGCGGCAGATATGAAACGAGGATTTTTAACTCGGTACAGCCGATTTTCTTGTGAAATCATATGGAGGTAAAAAAATGAGTAAAGAAATATCAACGATTGGTGTTCTTACAAGTGGTGGAGATGCACCAGGTATGAATGCTGCAATACGTGCAGTGGTTAGAACGTCTTTAGCAAAAGGCAAAAAGGTTATGGGTATTAGAAAAGGTTATAATGGGTTAATATCTGGAGAAATCTTTGAAATGGATTCAAAAAGTGTTTCAGATACAATTCAAAGAGGCGGTACAATTTTATATACAGCAAGGTGTAAAGAGTTCTTGACACCAGAGGGACAACAAAGAGGAGCTGAAATGTGTAAGGTATTTGGCATTGATGGTCTTGTTGTCATTGGTGGAGATGGTTCTTTTAGAGGTGCTGAAAAACTTTCAAATCTAGGAATTAATACGATTGGTGTTCCTGGTACCATTGATTTGGACATAGGATGTACAGATTATACAATTGGCTTCGACACTGCAGTGAATACTGCAATGCAAAACATCGATAGAATTAGAGATACATCAACTTCACACGAAAGATGCTCTATCGTCGAAGTTATGGGTAGAGATGCAGGCTATATTGCGTTATGGTGTGGTATCGTAAATGGAGCAGAGGAAATTATTATTCCAGAAAGACCAGAAATTAATGAAAATGAAATTATTAGACGAGTACTAGAAAATAGAAAAAAAGGTAAAAGACACAATTTAATTATTATTGCTGAAGGTGTTGGTGGTTCTATAGAGTTGGCTGAAAAAATTGAAAGAGTAACAGGTATCGAAAGTAGAGCTACAATATTAGGTCACTTACAACGTGGAGGTAGCCCAACAGCACTTGACAGAATGCATGCATCAATGATGGGAGCTTATGCTGTTGATTTGTTGTGTGAGGGAAAAAGCAATAGAGTAGTTGCCTTTAAAAATGGCAAATATGTAGATTTCGATATTGATGAAGGCTTAACTATGGAAAAACACTTTTCAGATTTTAGATATGATATAAGCAAATTATTAGAGACTAGATAGATTCATATTAGGCTTCAAGTAAACACTTTGTTTATTTGAAGTCTTTTCTATTTAATCGACTAAGGAAAAGCACATTTGTAGTATAAATTATACCAAAGTGCTTTTTATTATTTAGACATATGATTATAGCGTAGTGAAAATAATTTCTCTATTGCTAATAAATTCTATGCGCAGTATAATCACCTTGAAAGCAGGAACTTGAAAACTCAACAACAAATAAATATTAATAATAAAATTAACAAATAATATATTTATATATACGAATAAGGTAACATAAAGTAAATTTAATTAATATAACAGATACTAGCAATAAAGGAAAAAACACATTAAATATATAAAAAGGAAGTATGAATATGGAACCAGAAGTATATAATCAATCGAATTTTGCAATTCTTAAGGCAGCATATCTATACTATATAAAAAATGTGCCCCAGAATGAAATTGCAGAAAAAATGAATATATCAATAACAACTGTTTCACGCCTTATTAAAAAAGCCAAAGAAGAAAAAATTATAGAATTTGTAATTAGAGATCCATATATTGAGTGTATGTATTTAGAGGAAGATCTACTAAAAGCATTTGGATTGAAGGATGTTATTATCGCACCAAATGATTTCGTGAGCCAAGTAGACGAAAAAGGAAATAATGCTGAGGCGATTAAAAAGCTAGTGGCTCTAGAAGGTGCACGATATCTTCAAAGAATAATCACGGAGGATGATGTATTAGGTATTACCTGGGGAACAACAATGTACTATTTGATACATTACTTGAATCCGTGTCAAAAAGTAGATGCAGCATTTGTTACTTTACATGGTAGTATTGCATGTTGTGATCATGAATTAGATGTAAGAACGCTGGTTTCAAGAATGGCGATGGCATTTGGGGGAAGAAATTATTATCTTCTGTCAGAAGCGTTAATGAGTAATAGGAAAATTGCGGATTCGATTATAAATGAAAAAAACACTAAAGTTGTTTTTGATATGTTTGATAATGTAACAATTGCAATCAATGGTATTGGGTCAATGTATCCACAATTAAGTTCAGTTTTAGCAGGTAAGGATTATTTAACGGAAGAAGAATTAGCTGGGCTTAAGAAAGAAAACGTTTTTGGTGATATAGCACTAAGATTTATCAATGAAAATGGTGAAGAATGTGTTGGAGATTTAAGGGATAGAACAATTGCCATTGATTTAGATAAGTTTAAGAAAATCAACACTAAAATAACAATAGCCTCGGATGAAAGCAAGGCTCATACAATTTTAGCTGCATTAAAAGGTAAATTAGTGGATGTACTTATTATTGATTATGCACTCGGTCGTGCAATTATGGAGCTAGTTCGAAAAGACGAATGAAAACAAGGTAAGAAGTTTAACCGTAGCGAATGGGGAGGTTTTGTAACATTGAATAATGAAAAAAGTGCGTAACATTGCATTTTTAATAAATGGAAAGGTGGTAAGGCGGCAATGAAAAAATATATTTTAAGTATTGATCAAGGAACTACTAGTATTAGGGCGATTTTTTTTAATCATGCTGGGGAAATTTGTAGTGTATTTGCAAAGGAATTTGCACAATTCTATCCTCATTCGGGTTGGGTAGAACAAGATCCAATGGAAATGTGGCAAGTAACTGTTGAAGTTATAGCAGCTGCTATGAAAAAAGCTAGCATTACAGAGGATGAAATCGTTTCTATTGGTATCACAAATCAACGTGAAACATCAATTGTTTGGA
This sequence is a window from Firmicutes bacterium HGW-Firmicutes-1. Protein-coding genes within it:
- a CDS encoding 50S ribosomal protein L13; this encodes MNTYMPNAESVESKWYVVDAKDLVLGRVASEVAKILSGKNKPIYTPHVDTGDHVIVLNVEKVVLTGKKLDQKLYRYHTGHPGGLKETKYRDMMINKPEEVFMHAVKGMLPKNKIGRKMLKKLRVYKGTEHNHEAQLPEVLEIKF
- a CDS encoding 30S ribosomal protein S9, with the translated sequence MAQVKYYGTGRRKSSVARVYLVPGKGKITINKREFDDYLALETLKVIVRQPLNLTATLDKFDVLVTVKGGGYTGQAGAIRHGISRALLEADIEFRPALKKAGYLTRDPRMKERKKYGLKAARRAPQFSKR
- a CDS encoding DNA polymerase III subunit alpha; protein product: MPFTHLHVHTEYSLLDGSSKITELIEQVKKMGMDSIAITDHGVMYGVIDFYKEAKKQGIKPIIGCEVYVAHHSRWNKESKQESGYYHLVLLAENQVGYQNLMKLVSDGFTEGFYYKPRIDLELLANHSEGIIGLSACLAGQVSNAILKDDYEHAKEVALQYEAILGKGNFFLELQDHGYKEQKKVNIGLIKLSKEINIPLVATNDIHYTFAEDAKAHDILLCIQTNKKVDDQDRMRYPGGQFYAKSPEEMLEIFPEHLEALENTHKIAERCKVDFEFGNIKLPKYDVPKGYDAREYLRYLCNHGIKERYVDVSTELLERMEFELSVIEEMGYVDYFLIVWDFIKYAKDNDIIVGPGRGSAAGSIVSYVLRITDIDPIKYQLLFERFLNPERISLPDIDIDFCYERRQEIIDYVVAKYGEDKVAQIITFGTMSARAVIRDVGRALNLPYPIVDKVAKMIPQELKITIDKALKVNSELGTLYKEDEQIKYLIDMSRRLEGLPRHSSTHAAGVVICEKPVYEYVPLNASDGAITTQFTMTTLEELGLLKMDFLGLRTLTVIQNAVKQIKVSKNIDINMDTIPYDDSATFELISSGKTEGVFQLESAGMKSFMKDLKPENIEDIIAGVSLYRPGPMDFIPQYIAGKRNPGAIKYACEELIPILEPTYGCIVYQEQVMQIVRDLAGYTLGRSDLVRRAMSKKKEDVMNEERNNFIYGNDVDGVPGCAKKGISEAAATEIFNTMTDFAKYAFNKSHAAAYAIVAYQTAWLKTHYPIEFMAALLTSVMDNPSKVSEYIATLKSMEITLLPPDINEGYWYFSVSKDQMRFSLAAVKNVGKNAIKVIVDERERNGRFESFTQVCERLGTSNLNKRLLESLIKAGAFDSLGGNRKQYMQGYKPILDAITHGQKTVFDGQIDLFSFSEDVVKESFLDDLLPQVEEYHEEQLLTFEKEVLGIYVSGHPLQSYGETWERLISHKSFDFSYEDDQGISMHRLYEGQNVIIGGLISEKTIKTVRNNKTMAFLMVEDLYGVVEAIVFPNLYEQYKSILLEDEKIFIKGRVSIQEEQNAKIICSQISRFDDIIEKKLFIRFNDEEDYEEKRAALEFSMEQLFGEHRVVLYLQKENMKRELKNYRIRLTKESLAVFETIAGEENVKVKERVLKF
- the pfkA gene encoding 6-phosphofructokinase, which translates into the protein MSKEISTIGVLTSGGDAPGMNAAIRAVVRTSLAKGKKVMGIRKGYNGLISGEIFEMDSKSVSDTIQRGGTILYTARCKEFLTPEGQQRGAEMCKVFGIDGLVVIGGDGSFRGAEKLSNLGINTIGVPGTIDLDIGCTDYTIGFDTAVNTAMQNIDRIRDTSTSHERCSIVEVMGRDAGYIALWCGIVNGAEEIIIPERPEINENEIIRRVLENRKKGKRHNLIIIAEGVGGSIELAEKIERVTGIESRATILGHLQRGGSPTALDRMHASMMGAYAVDLLCEGKSNRVVAFKNGKYVDFDIDEGLTMEKHFSDFRYDISKLLETR